One window from the genome of Cryptomeria japonica chromosome 6, Sugi_1.0, whole genome shotgun sequence encodes:
- the LOC131044160 gene encoding EIN3-binding F-box protein 2, with product MPTLVKFIGDGNIYFKGRKRSSYMDSSSILSLAPCMERLSRPCKRPYGYVTKLHRETKLKQDDRDLIGMLPDECLYEIFRCLPAARDRSACACVSKRWLMLQSSLQRNEIKRSKTKTKNPGEMTAGNRSESNLSDHAGSVRSSENSFEESCDNGFGELIDGQLVPMDIDLVEKGTAKKVDSEKQPSWASGDLSRRLEGNKATDIRLAAISVGMVGRGGLGKLTIRGNHPFRGVSDMGLSAIGLGCPALRVLILWDCPLIGDKGLSSIAKGCHLLEKLDLLNCPLIGDKGLESIAANCPGLLSLNIESCPQIGNKSLKAIGQRCSNLESLSINNCALVGDEGIMALASNTTKLMKVKLQAVKVTDNSLTVMGHHCKSLIELMLVSLPNVTEKGFSSMGNASGMQKLKLLTVTACRGLTDQSLVMVGQGCPSLKNIFLRKCDFLYNKGLKGFTEVAVSLENLHLQECNMISTFGLIDALGNCSGKLKGLAVEKCSGITECGDVTVPIPLCESLKSVNVRYCPGFGDGCLALLGSACPQVQSIDLSGLVGITDDGLFALLGGCKTSLVNLNLSGCIEVTDRAVFVIVKLFGKSLQSLNFDGCQKLTDQSLRFISECCSVLQDLDVSKCGITDDGIVSFAFAAHNALDILSLSGCVQITDKSLPFIGKLGERLQGLNLQCCSGISTRALDLLRSHLWKCDLLV from the exons ATGCCAACTCTTGTCAAATTCATCG GCGATGGAAACATCTATTTTAAAGGACGTAAACGTTCTAGTTACATGGACTCAAGCTCTATTTTGTCTCTTGCTCCTTGCATGGAGAGACTTAGCCGTCCTTGCAAAAGGCCATATGGCTATGTTACCAAATTGCACAGAGAGACAAAGCTCAAGCAAGATGATAGAGACCTTATTGGCATGCTTCCTGATGAATGCCTCTATGAAATCTTCAGATGTCTTCCTGCAGCCAGAGATCGCAGTGCCTGTGCCTGTGTCTCTAAGCGCTGGCTTATGCTCCAGAGCAGCTTGCAGAGGAACGAAATTAAGAGATCTAAAACAAAGACCAAGAATCCTGGAGAAATGACTGCTGGAAACAGGTCAGAAAGTAATCTATCAGATCATGCTGGCTCAGTTCGTAGCAGTGAGAATTCTTTTGAAGAATCTTGTGATAATGGATTTGGTGAACTGATAGATGGGCAGTTAGTACCTATGGATATTGATTTAGTAGAAAAAGGAACTGCAAAGAAAGTTGATAGTGAGAAGCAGCCAAGCTGGGCCAGTGGGGATCTTTCTCGACGCTTAGAAGGAAACAAGGCTACTGACATTAGGCTTGCAGCAATTTCTGTAGGCATGGTTGGGAGAGGAGGGTTGGGCAAGCTCACAATTCGAGGAAATCatccatttcgaggggtgagtgaTATGGGCCTAAGTGCCATTGGCCTTGGCTGCCCAGCACTCAGAGTTTTAATCCTTTGGGATTGCCCCCTAATTGGTGATAAAGGACTGTCATCAATTGCAAAGGGTTGTCATCTACTGGAAAAACTTGATTTGCTAAATTGCCCTTTGATTGGGGACAAGGGCCTTGAATCAATTGCTGCCAATTGCCCTGGCTTATTGTCTCTCAACATAGAGTCTTGCCCACAAATTGGAAACAAGTCTCTTAAAGCAATTGGACAGCGCTGTTCCAATCTTGAATCTCTTTCCATTAATAACTGTGCACTTGTTGGTGATGAAGGGATTATGGCTCTAGCGTCAAACACAACAAAGCTCATGAAGGTTAAGTTACAGGCTGTTAAGGTTACTGACAATTCTCTTACTGTTATGGGGCATCATTGTAAGTCTCTGATTGAGTTAATGCTTGTGAGCCTTCCAAATGTTACAGAAAAAGGTTTCTCTTCTATGGGAAATGCATCAGGCATGCAGAAGTTGAAGCTTTTAACAGTTACTGCATGTCGAGGATTGACAGACCAGAGTTTAGTGATGGTTGGACAAGGCTGCCCCAGTCTGAAGAACATCTTTCTGCGGAAATGTGACTTTTTATACAACAAAGGACTCAAAGGATTTACAGAAGTTGCAGTATCGCTAGAAAATTTACACTTACAGGAGTGTAACATGATCTCTACTTTTGGTCTGATAGATGCTCTTGGAAACTGTAGTGGAAAGCTGAAGGGACTCGCAGTGGAGAAATGTAGTGGAATAACAGAGTGTGGAGATGTAACTGTGCCAATTCCTTTATGTGAATCTTTGAAGTCTGTCAATGTACGTTACTGCCCGGGTTTTGGAGATGGATGTTTGGCATTATTAGGAAGTGCATGCCCTCAGGTACAGTCTATTGATCTCAGTGGTCTTGTTGGAATAACTGATGATGGCCTTTTTGCACTTTTGGGGGGCTGCAAAACAAGCTTGGTGAATTTGAACTTGAGTGGGTGTATTGAAGTGACAGACAGGGCTGTATTTGTTATAGTGAAGCTCTTTGGAAAGAGCCTTCAAAGCTTAAATTTTGATGGTTGTCAAAAGTTGACTGATCAGAGTTTGAGGTTTATTTCAGAGTGCTGCTCAGTGTTGCAGGATTTGGATGTCTCAAAATGTGGTATTACAGATGATGGAATTGTGTCctttgcatttgcagcacataatgCTTTAGATATTCTTTCTCTTTCTGGCTGTGTGCAAATAACAGACAAGTCTCTGCCTTTTATAGGAAAGTTGGGAGAACGATTGCAGGGTCTTAACTTGCAATGCTGCAGTGGGATCAGCACCAGGGCACTTGATTTACTTAGGTCACATTTATGGAAATGTGACCTCCTTGTTTGA